AAAGTAGATAGCGAGGGTAATAAAATCTGGGATAAAACACTGGGGAATGCTTATGATGATAATTTATCCGCTATGTTGGTTTTGCCTAACGGTAACTATGTGTTAGGTGGGTACACCGATACCGATATAAATGAATTTACCGATTTTGAATTAGTTTATTTAAATTCCCAAGGCGACCTGCTCTGGAGTAAAACCTACGACCGGGATTGGGTAGATAATTTAGCCGCTATAGCTCCTACGCCCGATGGCGGGTTTCTGTTAACAGGAATGTCTGGTTTTGAAACGTACTATTATTGGATTTTAAAGGTAAACGCCAAAGGAGAACAAGTTTGGGAGAGAACTTATGGCGGCGGCGATATTTTTAATTGTGAGTCGTGCGTAACAAATCGGTCTACACCAACAGATATAGTGGTTTTACCTACCGGAAATTATTTAATAGCAGGTTATACTCATTCCAACATAGGTAGCAGCCGGAGCGAAGAAAACCGGGGACGGGACGATTACTGGCTCCTGGAAATAGACGAAAACGGACAAAAAATTGCCGATAAATCTTTCGGTAGTCAAGGTATTGATCGGTTGGTATCGATTATAGCTTCTCCCGATGGTAGTTATTTATTAGGCGGTTCTTCTACTTCCAATATAGGTTACGAAAAAAGCGAAAACAGCAAAGGTAATTATGATTTTTGGTTGGTTCGCACCGAAACGCATGCTTTTCCGCCGGCTACCCTGGAGGCCTGGAACTTCCGCTTTGGCGGCAGTAGCCACGATTATCTAACTACCATGCTGCCCACCGCCGACGGCGGGTATTTGCTCGGAGGCTATTCTTACTCCAACCAATCGGGCGATAAAACCCAGGGCAGCCGGGGCAAAAGCGATTATTGGGTAGTAAAAACCGACCCCGCCGGCAAAAAACTATGGGATAAACGCTACGGCGGCTCCGGCGAAGACTATCTCAAAAGTGTAGTATCTACCCAGGATGGAGGCTATTTACTGGGTGGTAGTTCCGAATCGGGGTTAGGCGGCGACAAAACCCAGGCCAGTAATGGCAGTCGGGATTATTGGATAATAAAAATAAACAGCAGCGGCCAAAAAGAATGGGACCAAAGCTATGGCGGCCAGGGCGTAGAAGATTTTAAAAAAATTATTTCTCTGGGAAATGATAATACTTACCTGTTAGCGGGTTACAGCGAATCGGCGGTGAGCGGCGACAAAACCCAGGGAACCCGGGGCGGAAAAGATTATTGGATAATTAAAATCCAGGGTATAAACGGCGCCAAATACTGGGATAAACGTTTTGGGGGATCTGGCGATGATTACCTGGAGGATGTGCTGGTACTTGGAAACCGGGATTTGCTTTTGGGGGGTACTTCGTTCTCCGCAGCCGGCGGCGATAAAAGCCAGGGCAGCCGGGGTAACTCGGACTATTGGGTAGTGCGTACCAACAGCGAAGGTCAGAAACTCTGGGATAAACGCTATGGTGGTAGTGGCCAGGATCAACTGTATGCCTTATCAACTACTGCTACTAATGCCATCCTGCTGGCCGGGCAAAGTGCTTCGGGTAAAGGCGGCGAAAAAAGCCAGAATAGTCAGGGCGGTAAAGATTTCTGGATATTGCAGGTAGATGGTCAGGGCAAAAAACAATGGGATAAAACCTACGGCGGCGCTGGGGAAGAAAGCCTGCGTTCTCTCATCCTGGATAAAACCGGCGGCTATGTTTTAGGCGGAACTTCATCTTCGGGTAAGAGCGGTGATAAGACCCAAGGCAGCCGGGGCAGCAGCGATTACTGGTTGGTTAAGATTAACGCTAGCGGTGCTAAGCAATGGGATAAACGGTTCGGGGGCAATAACGAAGAAGAGCTCCGCAGCGTATGGCAAACCAACGATGGCGGGTATTTGCTCGGCGGCCGTTCTGGCTCCGGGGTAAGTGGCGACCGTACCCAGGCAAGCCAGGGTGGTAACGATTACTGGCTGGTGAAAGTAGCGCCTCAAGCGAACAGTCCAGTAATAGCTGCCCGGCAAAATTTACCAGCAGCTATAAGCGAAAATCTAGCTAATCTCAACGCATTGGTTGCTTTCCCCAATCCGTTTGCTGGGCAGTTAAACGTGAGCTTTACCTTACCGCAAACCCAGGTAGTAAGTTTAAAAGTCTACAGCAACACCGGGCAGGAAGTGGCAACTTTGTTTCAAGGCGAGGCTGAAGCAACTAAAACGTATACCTATCAATGGCAAGCAAGTAAATCAACGAGTGGTATGTATATAATCCGGTTACAAACCAGTCAGCAGGTAAGTCACCAGAAAGTACTTCTGGCCCGCTAGAATTTTAAATTTTTAAAAAACAGGCTAAAAGCCAAGGTAGTTCCGCCGCAATCAGGCTACTGCCTTGGCTTTTAATTCTTTTAACTAGCTTGGCTTTGGTTGAAACCAGCCGGCGTACATTACATAGTTATTGGCGGTGCGGGCCATCCCGGCAATTTGTTCTTCGCTTACCGGTTTTACTTTACGGGCCGGAATGCCCGCGTAGATGTGGCCGGCTTCGCAAATTGTGTTTTCCAGTACAATGGCCCCGGCCGCAACAATGCAGTTTTCCTGCACCACGGCATTATCCATTACAATAGCGCCCATGCCCACCAGTACGTTATCCCGGATGGTGCACCCGTGCACAATGGCGTTGTGCCCCACCGATACGTTGTTGCCAATAACGGTAGCGGCTCGCTGGTAGGTACAATGAATAACGGCACCATCCTGAATGTTGGTTTTATCGCCAATCCGGATGCTGTTCACGTCGCCCCGGATAACAGCGTTAAACCACACGGTACACTCGTTTCCCAGTACTACATCGCCCACCACGGTGGCATTTTCAGCGATATAACAGTTTTCACCAAATGCAGGAAATTTATCTTCAACGGGTAACAGCAGCGGCACGGTTTATTTCTTTAGATTAAACAATAGGTAAATACCCCGGCAATATAAATAAGTTAGCGCTGGCTTGCCCGTATTTCTTGATTTGGAGTTGCTGCAACTTTGGATATTCCTATTATTAACGGTCTGTTTTATCAGTCCTGCGCATTCTTTTCTGGCAGCTATCATCTTAAAAACAGTAAAAGAGTCATTAAAGAACAACTTTTTTAAAAAAACGGTTTAGCTACTGTAAAAAATGTAATAAATCCGGGTAAAAACATGAAAATTACTATTTGTTTAATTTTAAGCACTTGATAGCCAACAAGTAATTAAAATTATCTTAGCTTTAGAATACCTTTCTAAACCTTAATCATCCATATGAAAACAGCTTTTACCCCCGATTGGCAACGACGGATTTGCGGTTTAATCCTGGTCGGTGCCCTTATGGGAAGTAGCAACAACCCGGCTGGGGCTACTTCTTGTAATAATTACAAAATTAATTTTACGATTAATAAGGCTTTTACCACGCCTAAATGGGTTACCTGGTCTATTACGGGCCGGGTTTCTTCGGCCGCTGGAGAGCCTTTGCCCGGTGTTACAGTACTATTAAAAGGAACTACTACCGGGGCGACAACTGACCCTAATGGTAATTACTCCTTATCTGTGCCCGAAGCACCGGGTACTTTGGTGTTTTCGTTTATTGGTTTTGCTACCCAGGAAAAATCCTTCTCCGGGCCGGGAGCTATTAACGTTACCCTGGCCGACGATACCAAGGCTTTACAGGAAGTAGTAGTTACGGGCTACACCGCCCAATCCAAAAAAGACATTACCGGTGCGGTAGCCACCATCGATGCCAAACAATTATTAGCTACTCCCTCTACCAATTTAGGCCAGGCCATGCAAGGCAAAGTGGCCGGCGTAACGGTGGGTAACGAAAACAGCCCCGGTGGCGGTGTAATGGTGCGTATCCGGGGTTTTGGTACCATCAACGATAACTCGCCACTTTATGTAATTGATGGTGTACCTACCAAGGGTAACTTAAATACCCTGAATTTGAACGACATTGAATCGATGCAGATTTTAAAAGATGCCTCAGCGGCGTCCATCTATGGTTCGCGGGCCGGTAACGGGGTGGTTATTGTAACTACCAAAAAAGGCAAGGCGGGTAAACCCGTGTTTACTTACGATACCTACGTGGGTACCCAACGCCCCGGTAAATTTTTAGATTTACTTAATACCCAGGAATACGCGCAATTAATCTGGGAATCGCGGCGCAATGCCGGCGCGGTGGGCGCTAACGGCAACCCGGTGCACGCGCAGTTTGGCAACGGGGCCAATCCGGTAATTCCGGATTATATCTTTCCGGCGGGTGCCATGGAAGGCGACCCACGGGTAGCCCAGGATGCCAGCGGCAAATACGTAAACTACAGCAACAACATCGACGATCCTAATTTTAACAAAACCAAATGGCTGATTACCAAAGCCAATAAAACCGGTACCAACTGGATGGACGAAATTTTTGATCCGGCGCCCATCCAAAACCACCAGTTAGGTGTGTCGGGGGGTAACGAGAGTGGCCGCTATGCTATGTCGGTGAATTATTTTAACCAGGAAGGAATTATGATCCACACGGGCTTTAAACGTTATTCCTTGCGGGCCAATACCGAGTTTAACGTAAACAAACGCATCCGGGTAGGCGAAAACTTCCAGGTAGCCGTGGG
The sequence above is a segment of the Adhaeribacter swui genome. Coding sequences within it:
- a CDS encoding T9SS type A sorting domain-containing protein translates to MLTISVVSSFCVQAQTKIWDKTYGGSGSDAFESIKPTNDGGFILAGTSYSPVSGDKTGVAGGSGDYWVIKLNADGSKQWDKTFGGDNYDALQSVQQTLDGGYILGGYSFSGASGNKTEENEGGIDYWIVKLKSDGSKQWDKTFGGDNTDWLTTVELTPDGGYILGGYSSSTISGDKSEANKGDQNTYDYWVIKLNASGNKVWDKTLGGNHSDYLNALVATPDGGYLLGGSTSSDKSGDKSEPRNSDCTYGFDGDPCPDYWVVKISAQGAKQWDKTYDGYKSDFLTALAVTKDGGYLLGGTSESDESMDKSQPSRDATEDEAKGDYWVIKIKANGTKVWDRTFGGNNRDGLTALLATPDGGFLLGGYSNSSKNQDMTEARREVESYWVIKLNAQGNKIWDKALSNVNRYINSLSLGLALTEDGNCWVAGTSAGGKGWEKSQEPKGAEDFWVVKLDIPNKKVQTITFNPADQGLSSTPYTLLAKASSGLPVTFKLLSGPATQYGNQLKFTGYGTVVIKALQAGNATYSAVEHTTSFRVQRFTKLPDKTIGGDNIDLLADMVATPDGGYLLAGTSQSGKAGDKGSASKGASDYWLVKIDKNLKKVWDKSFGGEGTETLSIILATPDGGYLLGGSSDSDQTGDKSEPSRGAKDYWLVKTDADGNKQWDKTLGGNRDDNLTTIVVSPDGGYLLGGSSASDQGNDKSEGNKGTTNGNGDYTTDYWVIKVDSEGNKIWDKTLGNAYDDNLSAMLVLPNGNYVLGGYTDTDINEFTDFELVYLNSQGDLLWSKTYDRDWVDNLAAIAPTPDGGFLLTGMSGFETYYYWILKVNAKGEQVWERTYGGGDIFNCESCVTNRSTPTDIVVLPTGNYLIAGYTHSNIGSSRSEENRGRDDYWLLEIDENGQKIADKSFGSQGIDRLVSIIASPDGSYLLGGSSTSNIGYEKSENSKGNYDFWLVRTETHAFPPATLEAWNFRFGGSSHDYLTTMLPTADGGYLLGGYSYSNQSGDKTQGSRGKSDYWVVKTDPAGKKLWDKRYGGSGEDYLKSVVSTQDGGYLLGGSSESGLGGDKTQASNGSRDYWIIKINSSGQKEWDQSYGGQGVEDFKKIISLGNDNTYLLAGYSESAVSGDKTQGTRGGKDYWIIKIQGINGAKYWDKRFGGSGDDYLEDVLVLGNRDLLLGGTSFSAAGGDKSQGSRGNSDYWVVRTNSEGQKLWDKRYGGSGQDQLYALSTTATNAILLAGQSASGKGGEKSQNSQGGKDFWILQVDGQGKKQWDKTYGGAGEESLRSLILDKTGGYVLGGTSSSGKSGDKTQGSRGSSDYWLVKINASGAKQWDKRFGGNNEEELRSVWQTNDGGYLLGGRSGSGVSGDRTQASQGGNDYWLVKVAPQANSPVIAARQNLPAAISENLANLNALVAFPNPFAGQLNVSFTLPQTQVVSLKVYSNTGQEVATLFQGEAEATKTYTYQWQASKSTSGMYIIRLQTSQQVSHQKVLLAR
- a CDS encoding gamma carbonic anhydrase family protein, which gives rise to MPLLLPVEDKFPAFGENCYIAENATVVGDVVLGNECTVWFNAVIRGDVNSIRIGDKTNIQDGAVIHCTYQRAATVIGNNVSVGHNAIVHGCTIRDNVLVGMGAIVMDNAVVQENCIVAAGAIVLENTICEAGHIYAGIPARKVKPVSEEQIAGMARTANNYVMYAGWFQPKPS